The Cellulophaga lytica DSM 7489 nucleotide sequence CCTATGTTAAACCATATTTTATCGTACCCAACAACCATATTAATAGATAGAAATGGAGATGTGCGTAAAATACATACAGGTTTTAACGGTCCTGCTACAGGAGAAAAGTATAAAGAATTTAAAACCGATTTTACAAATACAATAAATAGACTATTAAAAGAAAAATCTACTAAATAATAGTAGATTTTCCTAAGCCTATGTTTTCATTGTTTAAATGTAAATACTCATCTGTATCTACAATGCTATTAGCAATATAGTCACCCACATAATCTGTTCCTAAAGTGCTGTCTGCATTTAAATCTGGTGTAACTACGTTGTTTAGTATTGCGTTTTCTACAGCCATATGTATAGCTTGTGCCTCTTCAATTAAACCGTGATGTTCTAGCAACATTGCAGCAGACAAAATTGCTGCTATAGGGTTAGCAATATCTAAACCGGTTGCTTGCGGAAAAGACCCGTGTATAGGTTCAAACATTGCGTTGTCTGCGCCTACAGATGCAGAAGCAAGTAAACCAATAGAACCTGTAATAACACTAGCCTCATCAGAAATAATGTCACCAAACATATTATTGGTTAAAATAACATCAAACTGTGATGGGTTTAAAATCATTTGCATAGCAGCATTATCAACAAATAGAAAGTCTAACTCTATTTCTGGGTAACTTTCACCTATTCTTGTAACTACTTTGCGCCATAATCTAGATGACTCCAAAACATTTGCTTTGTCTACAAGTGTTACTTTTTTTCTTCTGCTTTTAGCAGCTTTAAATGCTAAATGTGCAATTCTGCTTATTTCCTTTTCAGAATACTCACATAGGTCAGAAGCTACTGTTCCTTTTTCATTTATTTTTTTCTCTCCAAAATAAATGCCGCCAGTTAACTCTCTGTAAATAGTAAAATCTACTCCAGAAACAATTTCTTTTTTTAGTGGAGACCTATCTATTAAGCTTTGGTATACACGTACAGGTCTAATGTTGCTAAATAAACCTAATTCTTTTCTAAGTTTAAGTAAGCCTTGCTCTGGACGTACTTTAGCATTAGGATCATTGTCGTATTTTGGGTCGCCAATAGCGCCAAATAAAACAGCATCAGAATTTTTACAAAGTTCCAAGGTTTCATCTGGTAATGGGGTACCAGTTTGGTCTATGGCAGTAGCACCAACTAAAGCAGGGGAAAAGGTGAAATGGTGATTAAAAGTAGTCTCTACAGATTGTAGACATTTAACTGCTTGTGCAAGAACCTCTGGTCCTATACCATCACCGCTAAGAAGAGCTATTTTTAAGTTCATAATTATACCGTTGTTTCTATTTCTATTTTACAGACACTTATTATTTCGTGTATGTCTTCATCAACTACTTCTTTCTTTCTATCAGCATAGTTTAAAAACTCAGTATAAACAACATCTAATTGTGTTTTAGTAAGTTCATAACCTATATTTTTTGCTCTATATGCTAAAGCAGCTCTACCGCTACGTGCAGTAAGTACTATAGAAGATTCATTAACACCAACATCTGCGGGATCTATAATTTCGTACGTTTCTCTATTTTTAATTACTCCGTCTTGGTGTATACCAGAACTATGAGCAAAAGCATTTGCACCAACAATAGCTTTGTTAGGTTGTACAGGCATTCCCATTTTGTTAGAAACCATTAAACTGGTGTCATACAATAACTTGCTGTTAATGTCTGTATCTAAGTTAAGGTTAGGGTGTTGTCTTAAAATCATAACAACTTCTTCTAAAGAAGTGTTACCGGCACGTTCTCCAATGCCGTTTATTGTACATTCTATTTGCCTTGCACCATTCATAACACCGGCAATAGAGTTGGCAGTGGCTAAGCCTAAATCGTTATGGCAATGGCAAGATAAAATAGCCTTGTGTATACCTTCTACATTTTCGTATAAGTATTTCATTTTTGCACCATATTCTTCAGGTAAACAATATCCTGTGGTGTCTGGTATATTTAATACAGTTGCACCAGCTTTTACAACAGCAGAGCATACTTTTGCTAAAAACTCATTGTCTGTTCTACCAGCATCTTCTGCATAAAACTCTACATCTTCTACAAATGTTTTTGCATATTTTACAGCTGCTACAGCTCGTTCTATAATTTGCTCTTTATTAGAGTTAAATTTGTGTTTAATATGAGATTCAGATGTGCCAATCCCTGTATGTATTCTTGGTCTTTTAGCATATTTTACAGCTTCAGCAGCAACTTCTATATCTTTTTTCACTGCCCTTGTTAATCCACAAACTGTTGCATTTTTAACTAATTTAGATATTTCCATTACAGAATTAAAATCTCCTGGACTAGATATAGGGAAACCAGCTTCAATAACATCTACTCCCAATAAGTCTAAACGCTCTGCTATTATTAGCTTTTGCTTAGCGTCTAACTTACATCCTGGGACTTGCTCTCCGTCTCTTAACGTGGTGTCAAATATTTGAACTTTATCTTTACTCATTTTATTTATTTAATTTTGGGCTGCTATACGAATATATAGTCCTTTATTATTAATATTGAATCAACAAAAAAACATTTACAACGTTTAAGTGGTTTTTGTAAATATTAATTATTTGATAATCAGTTATTTAAATTGAATTTTTTACGATGACAACTCCTCATAAAGATGCCTTGTTTGTATTGGTAAAGTCGCTTTCTAAGTCAGAAAAGCGACAGTTTAAGTTGTATGTAGGTCGCTTAGGAGTTAACACAGATGCAAAATTTTTGTCTCTTTTTAATCTTTTAGATAAGGCTAAAACATATAATGAAAAAGTAATTTTAGATAGTGGTATAGTTAAAAAAGCACAACTATCTAACCTTAAAGCACACCTTTACAAACAAATTTTAGTTAGTTTAAGGTTAAACCCTGTAAACCAAAATATACGTGTACAAATTAGAGAGCAACTAGATTTTGCAACTATTTTATATCAAAAAGGGCTGTATAAGCAAAGCTTAAAGCTTTTAGATAAAGTAAAAGGCATAGCAATAGAAAACGAAGAAAAAAATATTGCTTATGAAATTGTTGAGTTAGAAAAAATTATAGAAACTCAATACATAACGCGTAGTATACCAGACAGGGCTAATGAGCTTGCTATACAAGCTAAAGAATTATCTGCACATAATGTAATGACAAGTAAACTTAGTAACTTGTCTCTGCAGTTGTACGGTATGATGTTAAAAGTGGGTTATGTACGTAGTGATGAAGATTTAAAGAAAGTGAAAACATACTTTAATGATCATTTACCTATTTACAATATTGAAGATTTAGGTTTTAGAGAAAAACTGTGGTTATACAAGGCTTATTTGTGGTACAGTTTTTTAACACAAGATTTTTTATCTTGTTACAAATATGCTAACAAATGGGTAGATCTTTTTTATGACAATAAAGAAATGATTTACCTAAATCCTGTTTTCTTTCTAAAGGGAAATCATTACTTATTAGAGTCATTATTTTATGTAAAATACAGCACTCAATTTAAAGCTACATTAACAAAAATGGAAGCTATGATAGAGAGTAAGAGCTTTCCAAAAAACGATAATATTTCTTCGTTAGCATTTTTGTATTTGAATTCAAATAAATTAAATCAGCACTTTTTAGAGGGTACTTTTGAAAAAGGCTTGTATTTGGTGCGTATTGTGGAGTACGGTATAAATAAGCATAAAGACCGTATAGACCAGCATCATATTATGCTTTTATACTACAAATGCGCTTGTTTGTATTTTGGTATAGGAGATAATAAAATGTGTATACAATACTTGAAAAAGATAATTAATAACAAAAATTTAAAAATGAGAGAAGATTTAATGTGCTTTTCTCGAGTATTAAGTTTAGTTGCGCATTATGAAGCAGGTATGGATTACCATTTAGAAGTACAACTTAAAAGCACCTATAAGTTTTTAATTAAAATGAATGATATGCACGCTGTGCAAAAGGAGATGATAAAATTTCTTAGAAACTTACGAGATATTTATCCTACAGATTTGCGCAACGAATTTAAAAAATTGCATACCGAGCTAAAGAAGTATGAAAATCATCCATACGAAAAAAGAGCCTTTTTGTATTTAGATATTATTTCTTGGTTAGAGAGTCATTTATATAACAAACCAGTTGGAGAAATTGTACGAGAAAAAGCTAAAAAATTAACACGATAAATTAAGAGCAAGCATCCCAAATAGGATCTTTAGGTAAAGGAGCTGTGATTTCTAATGGCTCCTTTTTTACAGGGTGAATAAAAGAAAGTTTACGAGCGTGTAAATGTATACCACCATCAGTATTACTACGATTAAATCCGTATTTTAAATCGCCTTTAATTGGGCATCCTATACCAGATAATTGTGATCTAATTTGATGATGTCTTCCTGTTTGTAAATTTATTTCTAGCAAGTAATAATTATCTAACTTTTTAAGTATTGTATAGTCTAAAATAGCTTTTTTACTGTCTGGTACTTCTTTTATGTTAGCGTAAGACTTGTTTTGTTTGGTGTTACGTTTTAGGTAATGTACAAGAGTTTCATTATTTTTTTTGGGCTGCTGTTTTACTACAGCCCAATATGTTTTTTTAGCATCTTTTTCTGCAAATAGTTTATTTAAACGTGGTAATGCTTTAGATGTTTTTGCAAAAACTACAATACCTGTAGTGGGCCTATCTAACCTATGTGCAACGCCAAGGTATACATTGCCCGGTTTATTGTATTTTTCTTTTATATACGCTTTTACAATATCACTTAGTGGGGCATCACCCGTTTTGTCTCCTTGTACAATGTCTCCAACACGCTTATTAATAGCAATAATGTGGTTGTCTTCATACAATACCTGAAGATTTTGAGGAGTAGAAACTTCTTTTTTTTGCAAAATAGATTGTTATTTAAAAAAATGTAAGAGCAAAAACTTTTTAGTATTGCTCCTCTTCATTAGGGAAGTCTTTAGTTTTTACATCATCTACGTATTGCGAAATTGCAGAACCCATTTCTTCATACAAATTCATATAACGCCTTAAAAAACGAGGGTTAAATTCCTTTGTCATACCCAAAAGATCATGTATAACTAATACTTGCCCATCTACATCACCACCAGCACCAATACCAATTACAGGTATAGTTAAACTTTCTGCAACTTCTTTAGCAAGTGTAGCTGGTATTTTTTCTAAAACAATAGCAAAACACCCTAATTTTTGAAGTAATAAAGCATCTTCTTTAAGCTTTTTAGCTTCTGCTTCTTCTTTAGCTCTTACTGTATATGTGCCAAATTTGTATATAGATTGTGGTGTTAACCCTAAATGTCCCATAACAGGTATGCCAGCGTTAAGTATACGTTTTACAGAATCTTTAATTTCTATACCTCCTTCTACTTTTATAGCGTGTGCACCACTTTCTTTCATAATACGTATTGCAGAACGCAGAGCTTCTTTTGGGTCACTCTGGTAACTACCAAAAGGAATATCAACAACAACTAAACATCTGTTAATAGCTCTTATTACAGAAGAAGCGTGGTATATCATTTGGTCTAATGTAATAGGTAAAGTAGTTTCATGACCAGCCATAACATTACTGGCAGAATCACCAACTAAAATTACATCTACATTAGCGTCATCTATAATTTTAGCCATAGAGTAATCATAGGCAGTAAGCATAGAAATGCGTTCTCCGTTTTTCTTCATATCTACGAGCGACTTAACGGTTACTCGTTTGTATTCTTTTTTGGCAACTGACATTGTAAGTTTTATTTAGTTTAGATGGGTTAAAATTATGAAAAAAGATTAAGAATTACTGTGTTTATCAAACTTAAGAATGTGATATATTTTTTATAAATTAATAAAAATTAATATGATGAAAAATATTTTACTCACATTTGCAATCTTATTTAGTGCTTTTGTATCTGCACAAGCTAACGAAGTTGATGTTAAAAATACAATAAACTTGTTTTTTGACGCTTTTCATAAGCAAGATTCGGTGCAATTAAAAGCGGTAGCTACTAACACTGTTATATTACAAACTATAGGAGCAGATAAAGATGGTAATACAGTTGTAAAAACAGAGAGTTATTCAGATTTTATAAAAAACATTGTAAGTATACCTGAAGAAGTAAATTTTAAAGAAAAGTTAACTTCATATACCATTAAGATAGATGGAGATATGGCCAATGCTTGGACAGAGTATGAATTTTGGCTAAATGGAAAATTTAGTCACTGTGGTGTAAATTCTTTTCAGTTATTTAAGGATAATGGTGAGTGGAAAATTATTTATTTAATAGATACAAGACGTAAAAAAGGGTGTAATTAATGTTAAGTTATTACATCATTTTCTCTTTTAAACTGTTCTCTTTGTTCTCCCTTAAGTTGTAACTGTTGTTCTATTTTATTTTTTGTTGGTCTTAAAAATAAAAAGTAAACAATAATAGCTACGGTAATGGCTAGGTAAAGTAAGTTGCTTTTAAATAAAGAAAATAGTAAACAAATAAAAGCTGCACCTTCTATAAAAGCGTATTTAAACAATAGAGCAGATTGGTAAACGTCTAGTTTTTGTTTTAATGATTTTTTATTTAAAACAGGTTCTATCTTCTTTTTAAAAACATAGTTGCCTAAAAAAATACCTGTAATAGCTACAAGCGGTACTAGTACAATATAAATACTGTTGGTTGGTATGTTAAATTCCCATTTTTGTTGTTGATAATACATAACAGCTGTAAAAAATATTAAACCAACAGAAAAGGCAATGTGCATTACAGACATTACCTTTAAAAATCCTTTAAATGTTAGTGAGTTTCTGTCCTCCATAGTTTATTTTACTGCCTTTTTATATGCTTCTTGTCCGCCAACAATTGGTAAAGTTATTTTTGTAGCATTAGTGTCTACAGTTAGTTCTGTTCCAGGTTTTGGTAAAATAGTAAATTGGTTATCACTAGAAAAAATAACTAAGCCTATTTGCTGACCAGCTTTTATAATTTGGTCATCTGGTTGTAAATTAAACGTCATAGTATAAAATTTACCAGGCTTTAATGGCTTGCTTTTAGATATAGATTTGTGGTTTTGAGGATCTGCCCAACCGCGAGTAATAATATTGTCTGTAATAACAGTGCCTTCAGTTGTGTTCCAAGGTAAAGAAACCAAAGCAACAGATAAATTTGCAGCTGGTTTACTACTAGCAATTTTTACAGTAATAGATGCTATACCAGATATGTGAATGTCCTTTGTTAACGTAGGGGTAGTAAACACCAATCTGTTTTTTGATGATGTAGCTTGCGCCAATTCTTCCATAGATATGTTGTGGTCATCAACTAAGGTTTCTGGAGCTTGCTTTTTTAGAGGATTTAATACTAATTTTCCTTGTTTAGGTGCTCCGTTTTTTAAATATAAAGTAACGTTAAATGCATTAGGGTTTGGGTATGCATCATAAGGAGTTGGGTTATTTGGACTATCATTTTCACGAACAATCCACGCTTTTTTATCGTTCTCAACACCATTTTTTACTCCGTGTAAATAACGAGTAAACCAACGGTTCATAATTTTAATAGGTGGCGGACCTCCGTGTCCGTTTTGGTGGTAATATATTTGTGTTGGTAATCCTTTTTCTTTAGCAGCTTTGTAAATACGGTAGCTATGTTCAGGCATAACATTCCAGTCGTTAAAGCCGTGAGACATTAATAAAGCTGCTTTCATAGGTCCCATTTTGTTAAGGTAATCACGTCCTGCCCAAAATTCATTGTAATCTCCGGTCTCCCTGTCTAAACCGTTTTTTAGCTCGGTATCTCTAATAGTTTTATTGTTATAAGCACGTTTGGCAGGGTCTCCACTGTGTATAAAATCATATAATACATCTATATCTTCACCTAAATAACCTCCAGGACTCCTAACCAAACCGTTAGAGCGGTAGTAGTGGTATGATGATGTATTTGGAGCAATAGGTATGATAGCTTCTAAACCATCTACACCAGTAGTGGCAGCAGCAAGTGGAATTGTACCGTTGTATGATGTTCCCGTCATACCTACTTTTCCGGTAGACCAAAATGCTTTTACTTCTTCATTGTTATCAGGAGAGGTGTATCCTTTAGCGCGTCCGCAAAGCCAATCTATAACAGCTTTTGGAGCAAGAGCTTCGTTTGGACCACCAACTGTAGGCGCACCTTGAGAGAATCCTGTTCCTGGAGCAGATGTATGTACTACAATGTATCCTCTAGGAACCCATTTTTTTATATGTGAGTTAGATATTATTGGGCGTTTGCCTTTACGTACTACCTCTGGGTGAGAACGTTCTGGAGCTTTTTTACCAAGTTCATGCTTTACATTCCAAAATAAACCTTCTTCAGCGCCAGTAGCTGTGCCTGCGTAATACGGACTAGAACATAAGATAATAGGAAGTTTTAGGTCTTCCGTTTCAGTTTGCTCTGGTCTTGTAACACTAACATGCATACGGTCTAATTTGCCGTCGCCATCAGTATCAAAAGTAGTTTCTACAAATAGATCATGACGTATCCATTTATCAGGATTATTAAAACCTTCTACAATTTGTGCTTCACCATCTTTAAAAACAGGAGTAGTTTTTTGGGTTTGTGCAATACCAACAATCGATATTAAAAAAAATAAAAAATTAAAAATATTGCGTACGCTAGGTTGTCTTTTATTCATAATAAATATTTTGCATTACAAGTGTTTAACAATCACTTAAAAATACACCAACAGCTAAACCACCTGTAGATGTTTCTTTGTATTTAGAGTTCATATCTTTTGCAGTTTCCCACATTGTATTAATTACTTTATCTATAGGTACTTTTACATTTGCAGGATCTGTGTCTAAGGCAAGTTCTGCAGCGTTAATTGCTTTTATGGCTCCCATAGAGTTACGTTCTATACAAGGTACCTGTACCAAACCACCTATAGGGTCACAAGTTAAGCCTAAGTGGTGTTCCATGGCTATTTCTGCAGCCATTAAAACTTGTTCTGGTGTACCGCCTAGTAATTCTGTTAGTGCACCAGCTGCCATTGCAGATGACACGCCAATTTCTGCTTGGCAACCACCCATAGCGGCAGATATTGTAGCTCCTTTTTTAAATAAACTACCAATTTCTCCGGCTACCAATAAAAACTTTTTTATGTGACTAAAATTTGCATTATGGTTTTCAATAACCATATAATACATTAAAACGGCAGGTATTACACCAGCACTACCATTAGTAGGTGCGGTAACTACTCTTCCTAAAGAGGCATTAACCTCGTTAACACTTAGTGCAAAACAGCTAACCCATTTAAGTATTTGTCTAA carries:
- the leuB gene encoding 3-isopropylmalate dehydrogenase, which codes for MNLKIALLSGDGIGPEVLAQAVKCLQSVETTFNHHFTFSPALVGATAIDQTGTPLPDETLELCKNSDAVLFGAIGDPKYDNDPNAKVRPEQGLLKLRKELGLFSNIRPVRVYQSLIDRSPLKKEIVSGVDFTIYRELTGGIYFGEKKINEKGTVASDLCEYSEKEISRIAHLAFKAAKSRRKKVTLVDKANVLESSRLWRKVVTRIGESYPEIELDFLFVDNAAMQMILNPSQFDVILTNNMFGDIISDEASVITGSIGLLASASVGADNAMFEPIHGSFPQATGLDIANPIAAILSAAMLLEHHGLIEEAQAIHMAVENAILNNVVTPDLNADSTLGTDYVGDYIANSIVDTDEYLHLNNENIGLGKSTII
- a CDS encoding RluA family pseudouridine synthase, translated to MQKKEVSTPQNLQVLYEDNHIIAINKRVGDIVQGDKTGDAPLSDIVKAYIKEKYNKPGNVYLGVAHRLDRPTTGIVVFAKTSKALPRLNKLFAEKDAKKTYWAVVKQQPKKNNETLVHYLKRNTKQNKSYANIKEVPDSKKAILDYTILKKLDNYYLLEINLQTGRHHQIRSQLSGIGCPIKGDLKYGFNRSNTDGGIHLHARKLSFIHPVKKEPLEITAPLPKDPIWDACS
- a CDS encoding Xaa-Pro dipeptidyl-peptidase, with product MNKRQPSVRNIFNFLFFLISIVGIAQTQKTTPVFKDGEAQIVEGFNNPDKWIRHDLFVETTFDTDGDGKLDRMHVSVTRPEQTETEDLKLPIILCSSPYYAGTATGAEEGLFWNVKHELGKKAPERSHPEVVRKGKRPIISNSHIKKWVPRGYIVVHTSAPGTGFSQGAPTVGGPNEALAPKAVIDWLCGRAKGYTSPDNNEEVKAFWSTGKVGMTGTSYNGTIPLAAATTGVDGLEAIIPIAPNTSSYHYYRSNGLVRSPGGYLGEDIDVLYDFIHSGDPAKRAYNNKTIRDTELKNGLDRETGDYNEFWAGRDYLNKMGPMKAALLMSHGFNDWNVMPEHSYRIYKAAKEKGLPTQIYYHQNGHGGPPPIKIMNRWFTRYLHGVKNGVENDKKAWIVRENDSPNNPTPYDAYPNPNAFNVTLYLKNGAPKQGKLVLNPLKKQAPETLVDDHNISMEELAQATSSKNRLVFTTPTLTKDIHISGIASITVKIASSKPAANLSVALVSLPWNTTEGTVITDNIITRGWADPQNHKSISKSKPLKPGKFYTMTFNLQPDDQIIKAGQQIGLVIFSSDNQFTILPKPGTELTVDTNATKITLPIVGGQEAYKKAVK
- a CDS encoding 2-isopropylmalate synthase, producing MSKDKVQIFDTTLRDGEQVPGCKLDAKQKLIIAERLDLLGVDVIEAGFPISSPGDFNSVMEISKLVKNATVCGLTRAVKKDIEVAAEAVKYAKRPRIHTGIGTSESHIKHKFNSNKEQIIERAVAAVKYAKTFVEDVEFYAEDAGRTDNEFLAKVCSAVVKAGATVLNIPDTTGYCLPEEYGAKMKYLYENVEGIHKAILSCHCHNDLGLATANSIAGVMNGARQIECTINGIGERAGNTSLEEVVMILRQHPNLNLDTDINSKLLYDTSLMVSNKMGMPVQPNKAIVGANAFAHSSGIHQDGVIKNRETYEIIDPADVGVNESSIVLTARSGRAALAYRAKNIGYELTKTQLDVVYTEFLNYADRKKEVVDEDIHEIISVCKIEIETTV
- the panB gene encoding 3-methyl-2-oxobutanoate hydroxymethyltransferase — protein: MSVAKKEYKRVTVKSLVDMKKNGERISMLTAYDYSMAKIIDDANVDVILVGDSASNVMAGHETTLPITLDQMIYHASSVIRAINRCLVVVDIPFGSYQSDPKEALRSAIRIMKESGAHAIKVEGGIEIKDSVKRILNAGIPVMGHLGLTPQSIYKFGTYTVRAKEEAEAKKLKEDALLLQKLGCFAIVLEKIPATLAKEVAESLTIPVIGIGAGGDVDGQVLVIHDLLGMTKEFNPRFLRRYMNLYEEMGSAISQYVDDVKTKDFPNEEEQY